The Pagrus major chromosome 17, Pma_NU_1.0 genome includes a region encoding these proteins:
- the LOC141011504 gene encoding apoptosis-associated speck-like protein containing a CARD produces the protein MAEAAGPSTGGAGVDTKPDDEHFVDKHQSELIKRVSNVQPILDELLRQNVIQQESYDKVKTLPTAEEKMRELISGPLKSSGVQGKDVFYDILIENQPLLIGDLIRMDAEVSKS, from the exons ATGGCAGAAG ctgcaggACCCTCAACTGGAGGAGCTGGTGTAGATACCAAACCAGACG ATGAACACTTTGTGGATAAACATCAATCTGAGCTGATCAAGAGAGTGAGCAATGTTCAACCCATTTTGGATGAGCTCCTCCGCCAAAACGTCATCCAACAAGAGAGTTATGATAAAGTCAAGACTCTGCCCACTGCtgaggagaagatgagggagctCATCAGTGGGCCACTGAAATCCAGTGGAGTTCAAGGAAAAGATGTCTTCTATGATATCCTGATTGAAAATCAGCCACTTCTTATAGGCGACCTCATCAGAATGGATGCTGAAGTGAGTAAATCTTAG